In one window of Chryseobacterium sp. JV274 DNA:
- a CDS encoding ribose-phosphate pyrophosphokinase, with protein sequence MADQLSYLFCTRTSRDLAEKIAQNYGKELGKINFQEFSDGEFEPVLDESVRGGRVFLIGSTFPPADNLLELLLMIDAAKRASAKSITVVIPYFGLARQDRKDKPRAPIGAKLVANLLTAAGATRVMTMDLHADQIQGFFEIPVDHLYASSIFVDYIRSLNLDNLTIASPDMGGAKRAKNYAGHLGAEVVIAYKERKKANVVEEMFLIGDVTGKNVILIDDMIDTAGTLCKAADILIEKGAKTVRAMATHGVLSGKAYDNIESSKLLEVIVTDSIPVKNNLSSKIKVLSCAPLFADVMTMVHEHKSISSKFVI encoded by the coding sequence ATGGCCGATCAGTTAAGTTATCTATTTTGTACAAGAACCAGCAGGGACTTGGCAGAGAAAATTGCCCAGAATTATGGGAAAGAATTAGGGAAAATCAACTTTCAGGAGTTCAGCGACGGGGAATTTGAGCCTGTTTTGGACGAATCTGTAAGAGGAGGAAGAGTTTTCCTGATTGGATCTACATTCCCTCCTGCAGACAATCTTTTGGAACTTCTTCTAATGATTGATGCAGCGAAAAGAGCTTCTGCAAAGAGCATTACCGTTGTAATTCCTTACTTCGGACTTGCCAGACAGGACAGAAAAGACAAACCAAGAGCGCCGATCGGTGCGAAGTTAGTTGCAAACCTTCTTACAGCAGCAGGAGCAACAAGAGTAATGACAATGGATCTTCACGCAGATCAGATTCAGGGATTCTTCGAAATTCCGGTAGATCATTTATATGCTTCAAGTATTTTTGTAGATTATATCAGATCTTTGAATCTTGATAATCTTACTATTGCTTCTCCGGATATGGGAGGTGCGAAAAGAGCTAAAAACTATGCAGGTCACTTAGGTGCTGAAGTAGTAATTGCTTATAAGGAAAGAAAAAAAGCGAATGTTGTAGAAGAAATGTTCCTTATTGGTGATGTTACAGGTAAAAACGTAATCCTTATTGATGATATGATTGATACTGCAGGGACACTTTGTAAAGCAGCAGATATCTTAATTGAAAAGGGAGCAAAAACAGTAAGAGCTATGGCAACTCACGGAGTGCTTTCAGGAAAGGCTTATGATAATATTGAGAGCTCAAAATTATTGGAAGTTATTGTAACTGACTCAATTCCTGTTAAAAATAATTTGTCATCTAAAATAAAAGTGCTATCTTGCGCCCCATTATTTGCAGATGTTATGACCATGGTTCATGAGCATAAATCAATTAGCAGCAAGTTTGTTATTTAA
- a CDS encoding 50S ribosomal protein L25/general stress protein Ctc, translating to MKSITIQGTKRENVGKKSTKALRDAELVPCVVYGGEAPLNFSAEEKAFKGLVYTPEAHTVSIEVDGKTIPAVLQDIQFHPITDKILHVDFYQLSDDKPVVMEVPVRITGRSKGVVAGGVLRQSFRKLKVKAIPANLPDEIVVDVTPLRIGNKLYIGGIKTEGYSFMHPDNAVVVAVKMSRNAMKGGAAAMDDEDEEEVATEEGAAQAEETAAE from the coding sequence ATGAAATCTATTACAATTCAAGGTACAAAAAGAGAAAACGTGGGCAAAAAGTCTACAAAAGCTTTACGTGATGCTGAATTAGTTCCTTGTGTTGTTTATGGAGGTGAAGCTCCTTTAAACTTCTCTGCTGAAGAGAAAGCTTTTAAAGGATTAGTATACACTCCTGAAGCACACACGGTATCTATTGAGGTTGACGGAAAAACAATTCCAGCTGTTCTTCAGGACATTCAGTTTCACCCAATTACTGACAAAATTCTTCACGTAGACTTCTACCAACTATCTGACGATAAGCCAGTAGTTATGGAGGTTCCTGTAAGAATTACTGGACGTTCAAAAGGTGTTGTAGCTGGTGGTGTTTTACGTCAGTCTTTCAGAAAACTAAAAGTAAAAGCTATCCCTGCTAACCTACCTGACGAAATCGTTGTAGATGTTACCCCATTAAGAATTGGTAACAAACTTTACATCGGTGGTATCAAAACAGAAGGATATTCTTTCATGCACCCAGACAATGCAGTAGTAGTTGCTGTTAAGATGTCTAGAAATGCAATGAAAGGAGGTGCAGCAGCAATGGATGATGAAGATGAAGAAGAAGTTGCAACTGAAGAAGGGGCAGCTCAAGCAGAAGAAACTGCAGCAGAATAA
- a CDS encoding aminotransferase class V-fold PLP-dependent enzyme, with the protein MFDIQEIRSQFSILDREVNGKPLVYLDNAATSQKPNSVLEVCHAYYTELNANVHRGIHTLSQLATEEMELSRRKIQKFINAEHDFEVIFTKGTTEGLNLIAYILTQKLQKDDEIIISYLEHHSNIVPWQMLCERTGAKLRVIPIDENGILQMDHFDQFLSEKTKVVSVNQVSNALGIVNPIEEIIAKTRKNTDAYVVIDGAQSAPHFNIDVQKLDCDFFVFSGHKMYAPMGTGILYGKREILEALPPFHGGGEMIATCSFEGTTYAGLPFKYEAGTPNVGGNIALGAAVDFMNRIGHANIQNHENALLEYAQKQLLEIEGIKIYGEKAKRTGVVSFNLEGVGIASDVGMILDKMGIAVRTGHHCTQPIMNFFNIAGTVRASFAVYNTFEEIDILVEGVKKAQRMLS; encoded by the coding sequence ATGTTTGACATTCAGGAAATAAGAAGCCAGTTTTCTATATTGGACAGAGAAGTGAATGGTAAACCATTGGTTTACCTGGATAATGCAGCTACATCTCAAAAGCCAAATTCGGTTTTGGAAGTCTGTCACGCATATTATACAGAACTTAATGCCAATGTTCACAGAGGAATTCATACCCTAAGCCAGCTGGCAACGGAAGAAATGGAACTTTCAAGAAGAAAGATTCAGAAATTCATCAATGCTGAACATGATTTTGAAGTGATTTTTACAAAAGGAACAACAGAAGGGTTGAACCTCATCGCTTATATTTTGACACAGAAACTGCAGAAAGATGATGAAATTATTATTTCTTATCTGGAGCATCATTCTAATATTGTTCCATGGCAGATGCTTTGTGAAAGAACCGGAGCAAAACTTCGTGTAATTCCAATTGATGAAAACGGAATTCTTCAGATGGATCACTTTGACCAGTTTTTAAGTGAAAAAACAAAGGTTGTTTCTGTAAACCAGGTTTCCAATGCATTGGGAATTGTGAACCCTATTGAAGAAATTATTGCAAAGACAAGAAAGAATACAGACGCTTATGTTGTGATTGACGGTGCCCAGTCTGCTCCGCATTTCAATATTGACGTACAGAAGCTGGATTGTGATTTCTTTGTGTTTTCAGGTCATAAAATGTATGCTCCCATGGGAACGGGTATTTTGTATGGGAAACGTGAAATATTAGAAGCTTTGCCGCCATTCCATGGAGGAGGAGAGATGATTGCAACATGTTCTTTTGAAGGAACTACTTATGCGGGTCTTCCATTTAAATATGAAGCGGGAACACCTAATGTAGGTGGAAATATCGCTTTAGGAGCTGCTGTTGATTTTATGAACAGAATAGGTCATGCCAATATTCAGAATCATGAAAATGCTTTATTGGAATATGCCCAGAAACAGCTTTTGGAAATAGAAGGAATTAAAATCTATGGAGAAAAAGCAAAGAGAACCGGTGTTGTTTCCTTTAATCTTGAAGGGGTGGGGATAGCCTCTGATGTAGGAATGATCCTTGATAAAATGGGAATTGCTGTAAGAACAGGACATCATTGTACACAGCCAATCATGAATTTCTTTAATATTGCAGGAACGGTAAGAGCCAGTTTTGCGGTTTATAATACTTTCGAGGAAATTGATATTCTGGTAGAAGGAGTGAAGAAAGCACAACGAATGTTGAGCTAA
- a CDS encoding GNAT family acetyltransferase translates to MKKLNKEKLKSIMAGGEICLECAIGYYQVIIDGRCYCVPMD, encoded by the coding sequence ATGAAAAAACTAAACAAAGAAAAATTGAAAAGCATTATGGCAGGAGGAGAAATCTGCCTTGAATGCGCCATTGGATATTATCAGGTCATTATTGATGGCAGGTGCTACTGTGTTCCGATGGACTAA
- a CDS encoding T9SS type A sorting domain-containing protein: MKKLFILFLSICGICNAQVYSEDFNGNALPAGWTVENPDTAFNWNVGVQNGFAGFPDGAAFFDDDDAGPTGINTNARLISPVINLTGVVNPQLSFNYANKIYDLDSTLKVEAFNGASWVQVFTSSGDAGVWDIDFNTLSYILTSYASAANIDLTPYVNAAFKLRFVYDDVGDYSFGVVVDNLTITNGTVLAASEVSHSDNIEIYPNPVGDNIHIKLDSRNKVEKVSVVDMSGKLIKTFDKESDTYDLSDLPKGTYIIMITNNNNEVLKKKIVKK; this comes from the coding sequence ATGAAAAAATTATTTATTCTATTTTTATCCATTTGTGGAATATGTAATGCTCAAGTCTATTCTGAAGACTTCAACGGTAATGCTTTGCCGGCCGGATGGACAGTAGAAAATCCGGATACAGCTTTTAATTGGAATGTAGGGGTACAAAATGGCTTCGCAGGCTTTCCCGATGGAGCAGCTTTTTTTGATGATGATGATGCAGGGCCAACCGGAATTAATACGAATGCCAGACTGATTTCTCCTGTAATTAACCTTACCGGAGTTGTAAACCCACAGCTGTCGTTTAATTATGCTAATAAAATTTATGATCTTGACTCAACGTTGAAAGTGGAAGCTTTCAATGGGGCATCCTGGGTCCAGGTTTTTACCTCTTCGGGTGATGCAGGTGTTTGGGATATTGATTTTAATACCTTATCCTATATACTGACGTCTTATGCTTCGGCGGCAAATATCGATTTAACACCCTATGTGAATGCGGCTTTTAAGTTAAGGTTTGTTTATGATGACGTCGGAGACTATTCTTTTGGTGTGGTGGTGGATAATTTAACTATAACAAACGGGACCGTTTTGGCAGCTTCGGAGGTTTCTCACTCAGATAATATAGAAATATATCCAAATCCGGTAGGGGATAATATTCATATTAAACTTGATTCCCGAAATAAAGTAGAAAAAGTTAGTGTTGTGGATATGTCTGGGAAACTTATAAAAACATTTGATAAAGAATCCGACACCTATGATCTATCAGATCTGCCTAAAGGTACTTATATTATCATGATTACAAATAATAATAACGAAGTTCTGAAGAAGAAGATTGTCAAAAAATAG
- the hemE gene encoding uroporphyrinogen decarboxylase: MIKNDLYLKALRGETVERPPVWMMRQAGRYLPEFIALRDQYDFFTRCQTPELAAEITLQPIRRFPLDAAILFSDILVVPQAMGIDFKMKESVGPWLDTPIRTMEQVQNIETPDVNDTLGYVFDAIELTLQKLDNEIPLIGFAGSPWTILCYCVEGKGSKAFDIAKSFCFQQPEAAHLLLQKITDTTIAYLKRKVEKGVSAVQVFDSWGGMLSPTDYQEFSWQYINQIVEALSPLTHVVVFGKGCWFALEEMTMSKASALGVDWTIKPEFARTLTNHTMTLQGNFDPARLHSTPETIKKMVNEMINRFGKDRYIANLGHGILPNVPVENAEAFIRAVVDWKPNL, encoded by the coding sequence ATGATAAAAAACGACCTATATTTAAAAGCACTTCGCGGAGAAACCGTTGAAAGACCTCCTGTCTGGATGATGAGGCAGGCTGGAAGATATCTGCCGGAATTCATTGCTTTGAGAGATCAGTATGATTTCTTTACAAGATGTCAGACCCCTGAACTTGCGGCTGAGATTACATTACAGCCTATCCGTAGATTTCCTTTGGATGCAGCGATTCTGTTTTCTGATATCCTGGTAGTGCCACAGGCAATGGGAATTGATTTCAAAATGAAAGAATCTGTTGGTCCTTGGCTGGATACTCCAATCAGAACAATGGAACAGGTTCAGAATATTGAAACTCCGGACGTGAATGATACTTTAGGATACGTTTTTGATGCTATTGAACTTACTTTACAGAAACTGGACAATGAGATCCCATTGATCGGTTTTGCAGGTTCTCCATGGACAATCCTTTGTTATTGTGTAGAAGGAAAAGGAAGTAAAGCATTTGATATTGCAAAATCTTTCTGCTTCCAACAGCCTGAAGCTGCCCATTTATTACTGCAAAAAATTACAGATACAACGATTGCTTATTTAAAGAGAAAAGTAGAAAAAGGAGTTTCTGCGGTACAGGTTTTTGATTCATGGGGAGGAATGCTTTCTCCTACAGATTATCAGGAATTCTCCTGGCAGTATATCAATCAGATTGTTGAAGCATTAAGCCCGCTTACCCATGTGGTTGTATTTGGAAAAGGATGTTGGTTCGCATTGGAAGAGATGACCATGTCTAAAGCTTCTGCTCTTGGTGTAGACTGGACTATTAAACCGGAATTTGCAAGAACACTGACAAATCACACGATGACTTTACAGGGTAACTTTGATCCTGCAAGACTTCACTCCACTCCTGAGACGATCAAGAAAATGGTGAATGAAATGATCAACCGTTTCGGAAAAGACAGATACATCGCCAACTTAGGCCATGGTATTCTACCGAATGTTCCTGTTGAAAATGCTGAAGCATTCATCAGAGCAGTCGTTGACTGGAAACCGAATTTATAA
- a CDS encoding uroporphyrinogen-III synthase, which translates to MKILFTKNIDQTIISKELGEDILADCVEVIKTKPIMISPFDLKNYSLIFTSVNGVISFFKNRFKPNEDFTAKNYNKIYCVGEKTKRELRKHGFGTFKVLKNADTLSKFIIGKCQHEQFLHFCGNLAINVLDKELPLQNIKYKKVTIYNTEETHPLINEKYHAAVFFSPSGVRSFARRNSLEGMKLFSIGETTSGELKNYTQEEIFTSEENTLTSIFELIRREIRSRI; encoded by the coding sequence ATGAAAATCTTATTTACCAAAAATATAGACCAGACGATTATATCCAAAGAATTAGGAGAGGATATTTTGGCTGACTGTGTTGAGGTAATTAAGACCAAACCGATTATGATCAGTCCTTTTGATCTGAAAAATTACTCATTGATTTTTACAAGTGTTAATGGAGTCATTTCATTTTTTAAAAACAGATTTAAGCCTAATGAGGATTTTACAGCCAAAAACTACAACAAGATCTATTGTGTTGGCGAAAAAACGAAGAGGGAATTAAGGAAACACGGCTTCGGAACATTTAAGGTTTTGAAAAATGCCGATACTCTTTCCAAATTTATTATCGGAAAATGCCAGCATGAGCAGTTTCTTCATTTCTGTGGCAATCTTGCCATAAATGTACTGGACAAAGAACTTCCTTTACAAAACATTAAGTACAAAAAAGTTACGATATACAATACTGAGGAAACTCATCCTTTAATAAATGAAAAATATCATGCTGCAGTATTTTTTAGTCCGAGCGGAGTTCGTAGTTTTGCAAGGCGAAATTCTCTGGAAGGCATGAAGCTTTTTTCGATTGGTGAAACCACTTCCGGTGAGTTGAAAAATTATACACAGGAAGAAATTTTTACTTCTGAAGAAAATACCCTGACTTCCATCTTTGAACTGATAAGAAGAGAAATCAGAAGTAGAATTTAG
- the hemC gene encoding hydroxymethylbilane synthase yields the protein MKSIRIGTRNSALALWQAREVARHLQNNNYLTEIVPIVSSGDKNLNQPLYSLGITGVFTRDLDIALLNDEIDIAVHSLKDVPTQLPQNIEMIAYLERDFPQDILIRKESARNKEFHELKLATSSLRRRAFWLRNYPTTDFSDIRGNIQTRLQKLEDGNFDATILSLAGIKRMKMEIDYEMLPLMIPAPSQGVISVAGHTEKHEINEIVRQINHNPTQICVEIERNFLSTLEGGCTAPIGAFAEIIGDQIRFKAALCSLDGKNCIAVDENFIYTPTENFGEKFAKVVLENGGKELMAEIKSQI from the coding sequence ATGAAAAGCATTAGAATCGGAACGAGAAATTCCGCACTTGCACTTTGGCAGGCTAGAGAGGTTGCAAGGCACCTTCAGAACAATAATTATTTAACGGAGATTGTTCCTATCGTTTCTTCTGGCGATAAGAATCTCAATCAACCTTTATATTCTTTAGGAATCACCGGGGTTTTCACAAGAGACCTTGATATTGCCTTATTGAATGACGAAATTGATATTGCCGTACATTCATTAAAAGACGTTCCTACCCAATTGCCTCAAAATATTGAGATGATTGCTTACCTGGAAAGAGATTTTCCTCAGGACATTCTGATCAGAAAAGAATCTGCAAGGAATAAAGAATTCCATGAGCTTAAACTGGCAACCAGCAGTTTGAGAAGAAGAGCCTTCTGGCTTAGAAATTATCCGACTACTGATTTTTCGGATATCCGCGGAAATATTCAAACCAGACTTCAAAAGCTGGAAGACGGGAACTTTGATGCGACTATTCTATCTTTAGCCGGAATCAAAAGAATGAAAATGGAAATTGATTACGAAATGCTTCCATTAATGATTCCTGCTCCATCACAAGGTGTAATTTCCGTTGCAGGACATACCGAAAAGCATGAGATCAATGAGATTGTACGTCAGATCAACCACAACCCTACCCAAATCTGCGTAGAGATTGAAAGAAACTTCTTAAGCACTTTGGAGGGTGGCTGTACTGCCCCTATCGGAGCTTTTGCTGAAATCATCGGGGATCAGATCCGATTCAAGGCTGCTCTTTGCTCTTTGGATGGGAAAAACTGCATTGCTGTGGATGAAAACTTTATATATACTCCAACAGAAAATTTTGGAGAAAAGTTTGCAAAAGTTGTTCTTGAAAACGGAGGAAAAGAATTAATGGCAGAAATCAAAAGCCAGATCTGA
- the hemA gene encoding glutamyl-tRNA reductase gives MLQYSNIHRTSNFAVLSISYEKADVETRGKFAFFDENIKNFVSRVHQEDLGDAFVVSTCNRTEIYTTSPNYLLVAEEYCKTIGVHLTDFLQFANILTKEEALIHLFRVAAGLESQIIGDFEIIGQIKKAYSRFKKERQNSNPYLERAINAAIQISKRIKNETGISNGAASVSYAAVHYILNSQKRIAEKNILLLGVGEIGQNTVENLVKHVFQPKIKIANRTQEKAEKISQKYNIPHVDYSDFDKELKNTDILIVATGAKHPIVNQSHFPNGKETLVIDLSIPHNVEKNVTENENVTLIDVDELSKQIQETIQQREREIPKAEKIIKELMKDFIEWEKKRKLAPNIHHFKAVLKNMERNEMHNFYKKNKYINITDMELSDKMIQKITNRFAKYIIDNPLKAEEISKLMHEILVEQPNNEFNEKH, from the coding sequence ATGTTACAGTATTCCAACATTCATCGAACGTCAAATTTTGCCGTGCTTTCTATAAGCTACGAGAAAGCCGACGTAGAAACGAGAGGAAAGTTTGCATTCTTTGATGAAAACATCAAAAACTTTGTTTCCAGGGTCCACCAGGAAGATCTTGGGGATGCATTTGTAGTTTCCACCTGTAACAGGACCGAAATTTATACCACGTCTCCCAATTATCTTTTAGTTGCTGAAGAGTATTGTAAAACCATTGGAGTACATCTTACGGATTTCCTTCAGTTTGCCAATATTCTCACCAAAGAAGAAGCTCTGATCCATCTTTTCAGAGTTGCTGCCGGTCTTGAAAGTCAGATTATCGGAGATTTTGAAATTATCGGGCAAATCAAAAAAGCATACAGCCGTTTCAAAAAAGAGAGGCAAAATTCTAATCCTTATCTTGAAAGAGCCATCAATGCAGCTATTCAGATTTCGAAAAGAATAAAAAATGAAACCGGTATTTCCAATGGTGCAGCTTCTGTTTCTTATGCGGCGGTTCATTATATTTTAAACAGCCAGAAAAGGATTGCAGAAAAAAACATCCTTCTATTGGGAGTAGGTGAGATTGGACAGAACACTGTTGAAAATCTGGTAAAGCATGTCTTTCAGCCGAAAATTAAAATTGCCAACAGAACTCAGGAGAAAGCTGAAAAGATTTCCCAGAAATATAATATTCCTCATGTTGATTATTCTGATTTTGACAAGGAATTAAAAAACACCGATATTCTTATTGTGGCAACAGGAGCCAAACATCCTATTGTCAACCAGTCTCATTTCCCGAACGGAAAAGAAACACTGGTCATTGATCTTTCTATCCCGCATAACGTTGAAAAGAATGTTACCGAAAATGAGAATGTAACATTGATTGACGTGGATGAGCTTTCAAAACAGATCCAGGAAACGATTCAACAGCGTGAAAGAGAAATCCCGAAAGCTGAAAAAATCATCAAGGAACTGATGAAAGACTTTATTGAATGGGAGAAAAAGAGAAAACTGGCACCGAATATCCACCATTTCAAAGCCGTTTTAAAGAACATGGAACGCAATGAAATGCATAATTTTTATAAAAAAAATAAATACATAAACATCACGGACATGGAACTTTCTGACAAAATGATCCAGAAAATTACCAACCGTTTTGCAAAATATATCATCGACAACCCTTTAAAAGCCGAAGAAATTAGTAAATTAATGCACGAAATATTAGTTGAACAACCAAACAACGAATTCAATGAAAAGCATTAG
- a CDS encoding rod shape-determining protein gives MSLFDMFTQEIAIDLGTANTLIIHNNKIVIDQPSIVAIERSTGKPIAVGEQAKHMQGKTHEDIKTIRPLKDGVIADFHASEHMIKEFIKKIPGIKGKFIQPALRIVICIPSGITEVEKRAVRDSAQKVNAKEVRLIYEPMAAAIGVGIDVQKPEGNMIIDIGGGTTEIAVVALGGIVCDKSVKIAGDVFTNDIAYYLRTHHNLYIGERTAERIKIEVGSAVEDLDVDIEDIPVQGRDLITGKPKEIMVGYKEIARALDKSIIRIEDAVMETLSLTPPELAADIYKTGIYLAGGGALLRGLADRIHKKTGLPVFVAEDPLRAVVRGTGIALKNMDKFNFLIK, from the coding sequence ATGAGTTTATTTGATATGTTTACGCAAGAAATTGCGATAGACCTGGGAACGGCTAATACCCTAATTATCCATAATAATAAAATTGTTATAGATCAACCGTCAATTGTTGCAATTGAACGTTCTACGGGTAAACCCATTGCTGTAGGGGAACAGGCTAAGCATATGCAAGGTAAAACTCACGAGGACATCAAGACAATCCGTCCTTTGAAGGATGGAGTTATCGCTGATTTTCACGCTTCTGAACACATGATCAAGGAATTTATCAAAAAAATTCCTGGAATCAAAGGTAAATTCATACAACCTGCATTACGAATTGTAATCTGTATCCCTTCTGGTATCACTGAAGTTGAAAAAAGAGCAGTAAGAGATTCTGCTCAGAAAGTAAACGCAAAAGAAGTAAGGCTGATCTATGAACCAATGGCAGCTGCAATTGGGGTGGGAATAGACGTGCAGAAACCTGAAGGAAACATGATCATCGATATAGGTGGAGGTACAACAGAAATTGCTGTAGTAGCTCTAGGAGGTATTGTATGTGATAAATCTGTGAAAATTGCAGGAGATGTATTTACCAATGATATTGCTTATTATCTGAGAACTCACCATAACCTTTATATCGGAGAAAGAACCGCTGAAAGAATTAAAATTGAAGTAGGTTCTGCAGTAGAAGATCTTGATGTAGACATCGAGGATATCCCGGTACAAGGAAGAGACCTTATTACAGGTAAACCTAAAGAAATTATGGTTGGATATAAAGAGATTGCACGTGCATTAGACAAATCGATTATCAGAATCGAAGATGCGGTAATGGAAACTCTTTCTCTTACACCACCGGAACTGGCAGCTGATATTTATAAAACAGGTATTTATCTTGCTGGCGGAGGAGCGTTATTAAGAGGTCTTGCGGACAGAATCCACAAAAAGACAGGTCTTCCTGTATTTGTTGCGGAAGATCCGTTGAGAGCTGTAGTTCGCGGAACAGGTATTGCCCTTAAGAATATGGATAAGTTCAATTTCTTAATTAAATAA